One window of the Podospora pseudocomata strain CBS 415.72m chromosome 7, whole genome shotgun sequence genome contains the following:
- a CDS encoding hypothetical protein (COG:Q; EggNog:ENOG503NYM5), which translates to MKFTTLLTTALTALPILADSSFPWERLNKNDSLLIIVDLQEGLYNLARDYDPTLFKQNMLAHSALGLAFPTLPVILTTSASTGPNGPLPQEILDMYPTAPVIARQGEVNAWDSPEFRAAVKATGKKQIILAGIVTDVCTAFLARSLRAEGYSVWANQEASGTVTKEIRDLANDQMMRAGVNVVSLFSIVCDLMRDWRSSPGAKEILPWLDTYMPVYGMLARGHRAAVENGTLIPGEADLPL; encoded by the exons ATGAAGTTCACCACCCTTCTCACAACCGCCCTCACGgccctccccatcctggCCGACTCGTCCTTCCCCTGGGAACGCCTCAACAAAAAcgactccctcctcatcatcgtcgacCTCCAAGAAGGCCTTTACAATCTCGCCCGTGACTACG ACCCAACCCTCTTCAAACAAAACATGCTCGCCCACTCCGCCCTAGGCCTTGccttccccaccctccccgtaatcctcaccacctcggcctccaccggccccaacggccccctcccccaagaaaTCCTCGATATGTACCCCACGGCCCCCGTCATCGCCCGCCAAGGAGAAGTAAACGCCTGGGACTCCCCCGAGTTCCGCGCCGCGGTCAAGGCCACAGGCAAGAAGCAGATCATCCTCGCCGGCATCGTCACAGATGTCTGCACCGCCTTCTTGGCTCGCTCTCTCCGCGCAGAGGGGTACTCCGTCTGGGCCAACCAGGAAGCCTCGGGCACCGTCACAAAAGAGATCCGCGACCTCGCCAATGATCAGATGATGCGCGCCGGCGTCAACGTCGTCTCCCTTTTCAGCATCGTCTGCGACCTGATGAGGGACTGGCGCTCCTCCCCCGGCGCAAAGGAGATCCTCCCCTGGCTGGACACGTACATGCCCGTCTACGGGATGCTCGCCCGCGGCCACCGTGCCGCCGTCGAGAACGGGACTTTGATCCCCGGGGAGGCTGACTTGCCTCTTTGA
- a CDS encoding hypothetical protein (COG:U; EggNog:ENOG503NZET) has translation MANSVALLHFGTPNSVEVEVVEYPAEKFPELAASLHQPHDDTINATITCIRVWFQDRRVQTLKSLLEEKEEQLQEARWKEESHAEVLQDWTAQMKELEKENEDLQGQAAMARKALQEQAEGAERYRESLQAGQKNLEIGLDTSRRIVANVELERSVLLRKVDELTSQNQELARAFLSQRGRRLSMDEDAQSEEPPDRPGSDLPSRLENETLRTSLSHAQRMIQDLRTNIHREKTEKLELKRLLQDARDQLEPECSAVDNAGLTRGDPSIRSTFGSGTD, from the exons ATGGCAAATTCTGTTGCACTCCTACACTTTGGCACACCCAACAGCGTCGAGGTAGAGGTCGTCGAGTACCCAGCCGAGAAAttcccagagcttgccgctTCCCTGCATCAACCCCATGATGATACTATCAACGCGACAATCACATGCATACGCGTGTGGTTTCAGGACCGGAGGGTCCAAACCCTGAAGAGtctgttggaggagaaggaagagcagTTGCAGGAAGCAagatggaaggaggagagccaCGCGGAAGTCTTGCAAGATTGGACGGCGCAG ATgaaggagctcgagaaggaAAACGAGGACTTGCAGGGACAGGCCGCGATGGCGAGAAAAGCGTTGCAGGAACaggcggagggggcggaACGGTACCGGGAGTCTTTACAGGCCGGGCAAAAAAATCTTGAGATTGGACTGGACACATCTCGCCGTATTGTCGCGAACGTGGAATTAGAACGGTCAGTCCTACTAAGAAAGGTTGATGAACTAACGAGCCAAAACCAAGAGCTTGCCAGAGCCTTTTTGAGCCAAAGAGGACGCCGTCTTTCAATGGATGAAGATGCTCAGTCGGAGGAGCCACCTGACAGGCCCGGCAGCGACCTCCCTTCGAGGCTCGAAAACGAAACCTTGAGGACTTCACTCAGCCATGCTCAGAGAATGATTCAAGATCTCAGGACCAATATACACCGGGAAAAGACAGAGAAGCTCGAGTTAAAACGCTTGCTGCAAGATGCGCGCGACCAACTTGAGCCTGAGTGCTCGGCCGTTGATAACGCAGGATTGACTAGAGGAGACCCAAGCATTCGCAGCACATTCGGAAGTGGCACTGACTAG
- a CDS encoding hypothetical protein (COG:B; EggNog:ENOG503P206), with translation MRLLHRLSELSVLASLVLAHEGHNYDHHHHPDHSHDHEDLGAVKICGDGGSLTGGCQDGLGSMGAADEKEFLWKENDTAQKPVTSTDDDSKPKGYPWTHTTPCFTSPQPDTSICVFTDNNFANGRGASFITTPRRAEYLATTPAFVDQDLVKNINQDLHRTAPSKYEKHQIPGKGMGLIAKVHIHRGDLIMANTPSLMIDYRAFEDLPKEEYRQLQAAAVDQLPDLHREHIMALSTHDGIERTHIERIDKICSTNAFDIDPDSDDETQDHGFYVVFPEIARMNHDCRPNADYYFDHETLTQYIHAIRDISPGEELTLSYINPIMKKRARNKKLNRIWGFQCACPLCTKEQAQVEASDVRIHQIKELVGEFSDWSSDSKATPQLAELVLSLYEQEKLWGSMYEAYTWLALEYNAVGEPWTAVKWANRAVEWGIPVVGPKDGDIEQMRRLIKDPWAHWSWLKRVKVRGGWGKGSEREGDGDDDEE, from the coding sequence ATGAGGTTATTACACCGACTCTCGGAGCTGTCAGTTCTGGCCAGCTTGGTTCTGGCCCACGAAGGTCATAATTatgaccaccatcaccaccctgaTCACAGTCATGATCACGAAGATTTGGGGGCAGTCAAGATCTGCGGGGACGGTGGCTCTCTCACCGGTGGATGTCAAGATGGCCTAGGAAGCATGGGTGCGGCCGACGAGAAGGAGTTCCTCTGGAAGGAAAACGACACCGCCCAAAAGCCTGTTACCTCAACAGACGATGACAGCAAGCCAAAAGGGTATCCCTGGACCCATACCACACCATGCTTCACCAGCCCCCAACCCGACACCTCCATCTGCGTCTTCACAGACAACAACTTTGCCAACGGCAGGGGAgcctccttcatcaccaccccccgccgcGCTGAGTATCtagccaccaccccagcctTTGTCGACCAGGACCTCGTGAAGAATATCAACCAAGACCTCCACCGCACCGCTCCTTCCAAATACGAGAAGCACCAGATCCCCGGCAAGGGCATGGGCCTCATCGCCAAAGTGCACATCCACCGCGGAGACCTCATCATGGCCAACACACCCTCCTTGATGATCGACTACCGCGCCTTTGAGGACCTCCCCAAGGAAGAATACCGCCAACTTCAAGCCGCAGCCGTGGACCAGCTCCCCGACCTCCACCGCGAGCACATCAtggccctctccacccacgaCGGCATCGAGCGCACCCACATCGAACGCATAGACAAAATCTGCTCTACCAACGCCTTCGACATCGACCccgacagcgacgacgagaCCCAGGACCACGGGTTCTATGTCGTCTTCCCCGAGATCGCAAGGATGAACCACGACTGCCGCCCCAACGCGGATTACTACTTTGATCACGAGACGCTAACCCAGTACATCCACGCCATCCGTGACATTAGCCCCGGGGAGGAGCTCACCCTCTCGTACATCAATCCCATTATGAAGAAGCGCGCGCGCAACAAGAAGCTGAACCGGATTTGGGGGTTCCAGTGTGCTTGCCCGTTGTGCACAAAGGAACAGGCGCAGGTCGAGGCGTCGGATGTTAGGATCCACCAGATCAAGGagctggttggggagtttAGCGATTGGAGCTCGGATAGCAAGGCGACGCCGCAGTTGGCGGAGCTGGTGTTGAGTCTGTATGAGCAGGAGAAGCTTTGGGGGAGCATGTATGAGGCGTATACTTGGTTGGCGCTCGAGTATAACGCTGTTGGGGAGCCGTGGACGGCGGTGAAGTGGGCGAATAGGGCGGTCGAGTGGGGGATTCCGGTCGTAGGACCCAAAGATGGGGATATAGAGcagatgaggaggctgaTCAAGGACCCGTGGGCGCATTGGAGTTGGTTGAAGAGGGTCAAGGTtagaggggggtgggggaaggggagtgagagggagggggatggggatgatgatgaggagtag
- the BNA5_2 gene encoding Kynureninase (L-kynurenine hydrolase) (COG:E; EggNog:ENOG503NUB7): MTSAPVLPAGAAGSGNARERARQLDRDDELGFLRDEFNIPTKGQIASTSLPEGSSANNNDSDTTTKCIYLCGNSLGLQPRRTQARLSQYLSTWATQGVQGHFKPLTNSPLPTWLDVDERAAEMIAPIVGAHVSEVAIMQTLTANLHLLMSAFYKPDANKRHKIILESKAFPSDHFAVETQLRHHGLDASKSMVLLKSERSRDNILTTEEICGVIDLHKEDAFLLLLPGIQYYTGQLFDIKTITAYAKERGIFVIWDLAHAVGNVELRLHEWGVDAAAWCSYKYLNGGPGCIGGMFVHENNSAVTKLITDERPEEGYNHRLAGWWGNDKKSRFGMENRFHPVKGAAGFQLSNPSVLDITSLCASLEVFEQAGGMGKLREKSMRLTKFLEEQLEGMGEEEKGLFRVITPLDPKQRGAQLSLGLGSGLLEGVMKELERQGVIVDERRPDVIRVAPAPLYNGFEDVVGFVEAFGEALRVARRESDAF; this comes from the exons ATGACTTCGGCTCCCGTTCTtcccgccggcgccgccgggAGTGGAAATGCGAGGGAGCGAGCACGCCAGCTGGACCGGGATGATGAACTCGGGTTCTTGAGGGACGAGTTCAACATCCCGACAAAGGGACAAATCGCGAGCACCTCGTTACCCGAGGGTTCCTCAG CCAATAACAATGACAGCGACACAACAACCAAGTGCATCTACCTCTGCGGCAACTCTTTGGGTCTCCAACCCAGACGCACACAAGCCCGTCTCTCCCAGTACCTCTCCACCTGGGCCACCCAAGGCGTCCAAGGGCACTTTAAACCGCTGACCAACTCCCCCTTGCCAACATGGCTCGACGTCGACGAGCGAGCAGCCGAGATGATCGCCCCCATCGTGGGAGCTCACGTCTCCGAGGTGGCAATCATGCAGACTCTGACTGCgaatctccatcttctcatgTCTGCGTTCTACAAGCCTGATGCGAACAAGCGGCACAAGATCATCCTGGAGAGCAAGGCTTTTCCTAGCGATCACTTTGCCGTGGAGACACAGCTTCGTCATCATGGGTTGGATGCGAGCAAATCAATGGTTTTGCTCAAGTCGGAGAGGTCGAGGGATAATATCTTGACTACGGAGGAAATCTGTGGGGTTATTGACCTGCATAAAGAGGACgcgtttttgttgttgttgccgggGATTCAGTACTACACTGGGCAGCTGTTTGATATTAAGACTATCACTGCGTATgcgaaggagagggggattTTTGTCATTTGGGATCTGGCACATGCGGTTGGGAATGTGGAGTTGAGGCTTCATgagtggggggttgatgctGCGGCTTGGTGCTCGTACAAGTATTTGAATGGGGGGCCGGGGTGTATTGGGGGGATGTTTGTTCATGAGAATAATAGTGCTGTGACGAAGCTTATTACTGATGagaggccggaggaggggtatAATCACCGGTTggctgggtggtgggggaatgATAAGAAGAGTCGGTTTGGGATGGAGAATAGATTCCATCCTGTCAAGGGGGCCGCGGGGTTCCAGTTGAGTAATCCTAGTGTGTTGGATATTACTAGTTTGTGTGCGAGCTTGGAGGTTTTTGAGCAGgcgggtgggatggggaagttgagggagaagagtaTGAGGCTGACGAAGTTTTTGGAGGAGCAGTtagaggggatgggggaggaggagaaggggttgttcAGGGTTATTACGCCTTTGGATCCGAAGCAGAGGGGGGCGCAGCTtagcttggggttggggagtgggttgcttgagggggtgatgaaggagctggagaggcaAGGGGTGATTGTTGATGAAAGGAGACCGGATGTCATTAGGGTTGCGCCAGCGCCGTTGTATAATGGGTTTGAGGATGTGGTTGGATTTGTGGAGGCTTTTGGGGAGGCCTTGAGAGTGGCCAGGAGAGAGAGCGATGCGTTTTGA
- the GDH2 gene encoding NAD-dependent glutamate dehydrogenase (EggNog:ENOG503NVNH; COG:E; BUSCO:EOG09260E8K) — MEGIMVEPVLASPVDRMRRVSILTIKTNLPMDSFPEYQDPFSSSDDTMTESPSTLNPANRLVEKTRGTEVSRHPSPQPTHVSYPKMNGNGHRVLRSATVGYVAPEFKGKAEQMKQVREIILKGGWIPEALVDAQIIWFYNELAIDDVYFQLESPEAISNHITSLYAAKVAAFSREDKREEIRLDMEASDHAIYIDTSEPGKTSINGPRYEHRLESKYLDGGDTSKRFRVETFRSPGVLGQDANSKATLRCYFVYQCQFVDANADPMETRLEVISDRMFLAKATKNTKVIYQEIIESAVRRAGPVIEVYDIEGTPEKRLVVAFRSRTARGIFSALSDLYHYYGVTSSRKYVEQFSNGITIISIYLRPASNLEGKFPSIEESIHQITKEISLLYCIPQTKLQDMFASGELSLQETIYAHSVWVFVQHFLNRLGSEYASLVAALNPKNNSHAEILSKMKKRLRTETFTPDYILEIIKSHPGLVRALYASFANVHLKVGPGFDRHFIAPTPAFEVLSDAKLKDKITKDVNNEHEEMVMTAFRVFNNAVLKTNYFTPTKVALSFRLDPSFLPEFEYPNRLYGMFLVISSESRGFHLRFKDIARGGIRIVKSRSKEAYSINARNLFDENYNLASTQQRKNKDIPEGGSKGVILLDPKQQDKAREAFEKYIDSILDLLLKPETPGIKNPIVDLYGKEEILFMGPDENTADLVDWATEHARHRGAPWWKSFFTGKSPKLGGIPHDTYGMTTLSVREYVKGIYRKLNLDPSTVRKMQTGGPDGDLGSNEILLSNEKYTAVVDGSGVLVDPNGIDKDELRRLAKSRQMIVHFDLSKLSKDGYRVLCEDANITLPTGEVVNNGTAFRNTYHLRDTGLTDMFVPCGGRPESIDLVSANKLIKDGKCTVPYIVEGANLFITQDAKLRLEEAGCIVYKDASANKGGVTSSSLEVLASLSFDDESFVKDMCVDKKGNAPEFYKAYVKAVQEKIQENARLEFEAIWAEHQKTKVPRSILSDKLSQAITSLDEQLQHSDLWENEALRNSVLADALPNLLIEKIGLETIIKRVPDSYLRAIFGSYVASRFVYEFGSGAGQFAFYDFMSKRMAKVQQQQKA, encoded by the exons ATGGAAGGCATCATGGTTGAGCCTGTGCTCGCCAGTCCTGTCGACCGTATGCGCCGGGTGTCTATCCTGACCATCAAGACTAACCTTCCAATGGACAGCTTTCCAGAGTATCAGGACCCCTTTTCGTCCTCAGACGACACCATGACTGAGTCTCCTAGCACCCTCAACCCAGCCAACAGGCTCGTTGAGAAGACCAGAGGCACAGAGGTTTCCCGACACCCATCACCCCAGCCAACACACGTCAGCTATCCCAAGATGAACGGCAATGGCCACAGAGTCTTGCGGTCGGCCACGGTTGGCTATGTTGCCCCTGAATtcaagggcaaggccgagcagatgaaGCAAG TACGGGAAATCATCCTTAAGGGCGGTTGGATTCCCGAGGCTCTCGTCGACGCTCAGATCATTTGGTTCTACAATGAGCTGGCCATCGACGATGTCTACTTCCAGCTCGAGTCTCCTGAAGCCATCAGCAACCACATCACATCGCTCTATGCTGCCAAGGTAGCAGCCTTCTCTCGTGAGGACAAGCGTGAGGAGATCCGGCTGGACATGGAAGCCTCTGACCATGCCATCTACATCGACACAAGCGAGCCCGGCAAGACCTCCATCAACGGCCCAAGATACGAGCACCGCCTCGAGTCCAAGTacttggatggtggtgacacCTCGAAGCGCTTCCGCGTCGAGACTTTCCGGTCTCCCGGTGTTTTGGGACAAGACGCCAACTCCAAGGCCACTCTCCGCTGTTACTTCGTGTATCAGTGCCAGTTTGTTGATGCAAATGCCGACCCAATGGAGACCAGATTGGAGGTTATCAGCGACCGCATGTTCCTCGCCAAGGCcaccaagaacaccaaggtGATCTATCAGGAGATCATCGAGAGCGCTGTCCGCCGTGCTGGTCCCGTTATCGAGGTCTACGACATTGAGGGGACCCCCGAGAAGAGATTGGTCGTTGCTTTCCGCTCAAGAACTGCCAGGGGCATCTTCAGCGCCCTGAGCGATCTCTATCACTATTATGGCGTCACCAGCTCCCGCAAATACGTCGAGCAGTTCTCCaacggcatcaccatcatcagcatctaCCTGCGACCCGCCTCCAACCTCGAGGGCAAGTTCCCCTCCATCGAGGAGTCCATCCACCAGATCACCAAGGAGATCTCCCTCCTATACTGCATTCCCCAGACCAAGCTGCAGGACATGTTTGCCTCGGGCGAGCTCAGTTTGCAGGAGACCATCTACGCTCACTCTGTGTGGGTCTTTGTGCAGCACTTCCTCAACCGTCTTGGATCTGAGTATGCTTCGCTAGTGGCGGCCCTCAATCCCAAGAACAACTCGCACGCCGAGATTCTGTCCAAGATGAAGAAGCGTCTCCGCACTGAGACTTTTACGCCCGACTACATCCTGGAGATTATCAAGTCTCATCCCGGACTCGTCAGGGCTTTGTATGCCTCCTTCGCCAATGTGCACCTCAAGGTCGGCCCTGGTTTCGACCGCCACTTCATTGCCCCCACGCCAGCCTTTGAGGTCCTCTCAGACGCCAAGCTCAAGGACAAGATCACCAAGGACGTGAATAACGAGCACgaagagatggtgatgactgCCTTCCGCGTCTTCAACAATGCCGTCCTCAAGACCAACTACTTCACCCCTACCAAGGTCGCCCTCAGCTTCCGCCTCGACCCAAGCTTCCTGCCCGAGTTTGAGTACCCCAACCGTCTCTACGGCATGTTCCTCGTCATCTCTTCCGAGTCTCGCGGTTTCCACCTTCGCTTTAAGGACATTGCACGTGGCGGTATCCGCATTGTCAAGTCCCGCAGCAAGGAGGCCTACTCCATCAACGCCCGCAACTTGTTCGATGAGAACTACAATCTCGCCAGCACCCAGCAGCGCAAGAACAAGGACATTCCCGAAGGTGGCTCCAAGGGTGTCATCTTGCTCGACcccaagcagcaagacaAGGCTCGTGAGGCTTTCGAGAAGTACATTGACAGCATTCTCGATTTGCTCCTCAAGCCAGAGACCCCTGGCATCAAGAACCCCATTGTGGACCTCtacggcaaggaggagatccTCTTCATGGGTCCCGACGAGAACACGGCCGACCTCGTCGATTGGGCCACCGAGCACGCCCGCCATCGCGGCGCTCCCTGGTGGAAGTCCTTCTTCACCGGCAAGTCCCCCAAACTGGGCGGTATCCCCCACGACACCTACGGCATGACCACTCTCTCGGTCCGCGAGTACGTCAAGGGCATCTACCGCAagctcaacctcgacccctccaccgtccgCAAGATGCAGACTGGAGGCCCAGACGGTGATCTCGGCTCCAACgagatcctcctcagcaacgaAAAGTACACCGCCGTTGTCGATGGTTCCGGTGTCCTTGTCGACCCCAACGGAATCGACAAGGACGAGCTCCGCCGCCTGGCCAAGAGCCGACAGATGATTGTCCACTTTGACCTGTCCAAGCTCTCCAAGGATGGTTACCGTGTCCTTTGCGAGGATGCCAACATCACTCTCCCCACCGGCGAGGTCGTCAACAACGGCACTGCCTTCCGCAACACCTACCACCTCCGCGACACTGGCCTCACTGACATGTTTGTCCCCTGCGGTGGCCGACCCGAGTCCATCGACCTCGTCTCCGCCaacaagctcatcaaggacGGCAAGTGCACGGTCCCTTACATCGTCGAAGGtgccaacctcttcatcacTCAAGACGCGAAACTTCGCCTCGAAGAGGCTGGTTGCATCGTCTACAAGGACGCCTCGGCCAACAAGGGCGGTGTCACCTCGTCCTCTCTCGAGGTGCtggcctccctctcctttgACGACGAGTCCTTCGTCAAGGACATGTGCGTCGACAAGAAGGGCAACGCGCCCGAGTTCTACAAGGCGTACGTCAAGGCCGTGCAGGAAAAGATTCAGGAGAACGCCAGATTGGAGTTTGAGGCCATCTGGGCTGAGCACCAGAAGACCAAGGTGCCTCGTTCCATTCTGTCTGATAAGCTGTCGCAGGCGATTACCAGTCTGGATGAGCAGCTCCAGCACAGCGATCTGTGGGAGAATGAGGCGCTCAGGAACAGTGTCTTGGCGGACGCGCTGCCGAACTTGTTGATTGAGAAGATTGGGTTGGAGACGATCATCAAGCGGGTGCCGGATAGCTACCTGAGGGCCATCTTTGGGAGTTATGTGGCGAGTCGGTTCGTGTATGAGTTTGGGAGTGGGGCGGGGCAGTTTGCGTTCTATGATTT CATGTCGAAGAGGATGGCCAAggtccagcagcagcagaaggcTTAG
- a CDS encoding hypothetical protein (COG:S; EggNog:ENOG503P48Z), translating into MYTYDTPYEAVQGAVRRGCTWCGELNRLIKMLGYPPGETTVTVFVGLDDVDNHSWTPRQSQLEVRVVINGKGITNLYHIYTVADDPAAVHFSAREQITDLCTPESFALARECIDNCVKFHADCQSPDLFTLLPDRVIDCSDPSNPRLILTHGTQPGLYITLSYVWGIDQPLKLTTSNIEEIVGHGIPISSLPRTIRDAIFVTHSLKYRYLWVDALCIIQDSDADKLKQICQMSRIYRESYLTIIAASAATSREGFLRQTRLQRNPSARVPFHNNNPRDPTGSRVGIVSLLNTHEAYSPHGKSGLPVEPIDSRAWTLQEQVLPSRTLIYDSETLKYNCQTEAVSIGQALCGPSRVRLPRILACSTSGQRSKELSPQEKWEARVAWLEIVASFTLRWHSHEGDKLPALAGVAEQFSRVTGDSYLAGLWKKSLVPDLLWRAVREKELDPKSSRPARYRAPSWSWASVNWGVYYDNATFMVNASKYKQMEVVDCWVSLAAVEAPFGEVTDGSLRIKAAVLREPFVREKAGRWELMVLNEDGKHSQIGNVHFDDIGPRTSGIVFVFLQWDEDWNGEGLVLEELSNGRFRRVGMVDAYQARWIYDLEAVVIEIV; encoded by the coding sequence ATGTATACATATGACACTCCCTATGAAGCCGTGCAAGGGGCCGTCAGGCGAGGATGCACTTGGTGTGGCGAACTCAACAGACTTATAAAGATGCTGGGATACCCTCCTGGGGAAACCACTGTCACCGTCTTCGTGGGCCTCGATGATGTGGACAACCATTCATGGACCCCACGGCAGAGTCAACTGGAAGTTCGGGTCGTAATCAATGGTAAAGGAATCACCAACTTGTATCACATCTACACTGTCGCAGACGATCCAGCAGCCGTTCATTTTTCGGCCCGTGAACAAATTACAGACCTCTGTACCCCGGAGAGCTTCGCCTTAGCTCGGGAATGCATCGACAACTGCGTCAAGTTTCACGCTGACTGCCAAAGCCCCGATCTATTCACGCTGCTTCCAGACCGCGTCATCGATTGCTCAGATCCGTCAAACCCCAGACTCATTCTCACCCATGGAACTCAGCCAGGCCTGTATATAACGCTGAGCTACGTCTGGGGCATTGACCAGCCTCTCAAACTCACCACTTCCAACATCGAAGAGATTGTCGGCCATGGGATACCCATCTCAAGCCTCCCACGAACCATCCGCGATGCCATCTTCGTTACCCACTCTCTCAAGTACCGATACCTCTGGGTTGATGCTCTCTGCATCATCCAAGATTCCGACGCCGACAAGTTGAAACAAATCTGTCAAATGAGCCGCATCTACCGCGAGAGCTACCTCACCATCATAGCAGCCAGCGCAGCTACCTCAAGGGAAGGCTTCCTGAGGCAAACCCGGCTGCAGAGAAACCCATCAGCACGTGTACCcttccacaacaacaacccccgagACCCAACAGGAAGCAGAGTAGGCATCGTCTCCCTTCTCAACACACACGAAGCATACTCCCCTCATGGGAAATCAGGCCTCCCCGTCGAACCAATCGACTCCCGCGCCTGGACGCTGCAAGAGCAggtcctcccctcccgcacTCTGATCTACGACAGCGAGACCCTCAAATACAACTGCCAGACCGAAGCCGTCAGCATAGGCCAGGCGCTCTGCGGACCAAGCAGAGTGCGCCTTCCCAGGATCCTCGCTTGTTCAACATCAGGCCAACGATCCAAAGAGTTGTCACCCCAAGAGAAATGGGAGGCGCGTGTTGCGTGGCTTGAAATCGTCGCTTCTTTCACACTGCGATGGCACTCTCACGAGGGGGACAAGCTGCCCGCTCTGGCAGGCGTCGCAGAGCAGTTCTCCCGCGTGACTGGGGATTCCTACCTTGCAGGACTGTGGAAAAAGTCTTTGGTGCCTGACCTTCTTTGGAGGGCGGTCAGAGAGAAGGAACTCGATCCCAAGTCTTCGAGGCCGGCAAGATACCGTGCTCCGTCGTGGTCGTGGGCGAGCGTGAATTGGGGGGTATACTATGACAATGCTACGTTCATGGTGAATGCTTCAAAGTATAAgcagatggaggtggtggactgTTGGGTCAGCCTTGCAGCTGTGGAGGCGCCGTTCGGGGAAGTGACGGATGGTTCGTTACGCATTAAGGCGGCAGTTTTAAGAGAGCCTTTTGTGCGTGAAAAGGCCGGCAGATGGGAGCTTATGGTATTGAATGAAGACGGGAAGCACAGCCAGATTGGGAACGTTCATTTTGATGATATTGGGCCGAGAACGAGTGGgattgtttttgttttccttcAGTGGGACGAGGACTGGAATGGGGAGGGTCTAGTGCTTGAAGAGCTGTCTAACGGACGTTTCAGGAGGGTTGGCATGGTAGATGCTTACCAAGCGCGGTGGATATATGACTTGGAGGCTGTGGTGATTGAGATTGTTTGA